In one Candidatus Nitronereus thalassa genomic region, the following are encoded:
- the panC gene encoding pantoate--beta-alanine ligase, producing the protein MRTIRTIQAFRTWRRQQDSRKTSLGFVPTMGALHAGHRSLIQRARETCETVVVSIFVNPLQFGPKEDYRHYPRDLIRDLKICEEERVDVVFAPQLAALFPLRFQTTVTVGVLSKRWEGESRPSHFQGVTTIVTKLLNLARPTHTFFGQKDYQQCVVIQQLVKDLELTTKIILCPTIRDTDGLALSSRNQYLTPLQRQQAKLLYQALSAGKQAIAKGKYTNKDICQTMHRVVNTHHGISVDYLVCCDAMTLEPLKQVEGKVVLLGAIRLGKVRLIDNLLVRVRH; encoded by the coding sequence ATGCGTACGATCCGAACAATTCAAGCCTTTCGAACATGGCGGCGGCAACAAGATTCCCGCAAGACTTCTCTAGGATTTGTTCCGACCATGGGGGCTTTGCATGCCGGCCATCGATCGTTAATTCAAAGGGCTCGTGAAACCTGCGAGACCGTTGTGGTGAGCATTTTTGTCAATCCCCTCCAATTCGGCCCAAAGGAAGATTACCGGCATTATCCTCGCGATCTCATTCGAGACCTCAAAATCTGTGAAGAGGAACGCGTCGATGTAGTATTCGCTCCACAATTAGCCGCACTCTTTCCTCTACGGTTTCAAACTACCGTCACGGTAGGTGTCCTCTCGAAACGGTGGGAAGGGGAATCTCGGCCGTCTCATTTTCAAGGCGTCACCACCATTGTTACTAAACTCTTAAACTTGGCACGTCCGACGCACACGTTTTTTGGCCAAAAAGACTATCAACAATGTGTGGTGATTCAGCAATTAGTCAAAGACCTTGAATTAACCACTAAGATCATCCTTTGCCCCACGATTCGGGATACTGACGGGCTTGCGCTGAGTTCACGGAATCAATACTTAACGCCTTTACAACGCCAACAAGCGAAACTGTTGTATCAAGCCTTATCCGCAGGCAAACAGGCCATTGCCAAGGGAAAATACACGAACAAAGACATCTGCCAAACCATGCACCGCGTTGTAAATACTCATCACGGTATTTCGGTTGACTACCTTGTCTGCTGCGACGCAATGACGCTTGAACCCCTGAAACAGGTGGAAGGGAAAGTGGTACTCCTCGGAGCGATACGATTAGGGAAAGTTCGGTTGATTGATAACCTGTTGGTTCGCGTCAGACATTAG